The Patescibacteria group bacterium genome includes a window with the following:
- a CDS encoding erythromycin biosynthesis sensory transduction protein EryC1: protein MQVTRSIKYLDFQKEAALRGKKYLAAMRRVLNSGVYILSDEVKRFEQEFADYCDIKYCVGVGNGLEAIQISLMALGIGKGDEVITTPLSAVATTLAILAVGAEPVFVDIKENGQINEDLIEKAITKRTKAVLPVHLYGQPANVKKISDICKKHDLFLVEDCAQAHGTTLDGRKVGTFGDIACWSFYPTKNLGAIGDGGAITTNSPELAKICSEIRDYGQESKYVHVRFGLNSRLDELQAAILREKLKFLDRDNLKRRKIAKFYVDKLKNVKGIEVVLPERFEDSVFHLFVIKTDKRDELKKYLANNGIPTLIHYPIVIPDQPMFGERFKKLDIPVSKRFVIETLSLPMYPFTKNIEANYVVSKLSDFFC from the coding sequence ATGCAGGTAACTAGAAGTATTAAATATTTGGATTTTCAGAAAGAGGCGGCTCTCCGTGGCAAGAAATATCTTGCTGCTATGAGAAGGGTCCTTAATTCAGGGGTTTATATCTTATCTGATGAAGTCAAGAGATTTGAGCAGGAATTTGCTGATTATTGTGATATTAAGTATTGTGTTGGAGTTGGTAATGGACTTGAGGCAATTCAGATATCGTTGATGGCTTTAGGAATTGGCAAGGGCGATGAAGTAATAACCACGCCCCTTTCAGCAGTAGCTACAACACTAGCAATTTTAGCGGTTGGGGCAGAGCCTGTTTTTGTGGATATAAAGGAAAATGGACAAATAAACGAAGATCTTATTGAAAAAGCAATAACAAAAAGAACTAAAGCCGTTCTACCTGTTCATCTTTATGGACAGCCAGCAAATGTAAAGAAGATTAGTGATATTTGTAAAAAGCACGATTTGTTTTTGGTTGAGGATTGTGCCCAAGCTCATGGAACTACTTTAGATGGTAGGAAAGTTGGGACTTTTGGTGATATAGCATGTTGGAGTTTTTATCCCACCAAGAATTTGGGTGCTATAGGAGATGGTGGGGCTATCACTACCAATAGTCCAGAATTAGCTAAGATTTGTTCGGAGATACGCGATTATGGCCAAGAAAGTAAATATGTTCATGTAAGGTTTGGCCTAAATAGTCGTTTGGACGAACTTCAGGCTGCAATACTTAGAGAAAAGTTGAAATTTTTGGATAGGGATAACCTTAAAAGAAGGAAAATTGCAAAATTTTATGTGGATAAATTAAAAAATGTTAAAGGTATTGAAGTTGTTTTGCCTGAGAGATTTGAGGATTCGGTTTTTCATCTTTTTGTTATCAAAACGGACAAGAGAGATGAACTTAAGAAATATTTAGCCAATAATGGTATTCCTACTTTGATCCATTATCCAATTGTTATTCCAGACCAGCCTATGTTTGGGGAGAGGTTTAAAAAACTGGATATTCCAGTTTCGAAGCGGTTTGTAATCGAGACATTGTCTTTGCCCATGTATCCATTTACTAAGAATATAGAAGCTAATTATGTAGTATCTAAATTGTCGGATTTTTTTTGTTAA
- a CDS encoding glycosyl transferase, producing MKNNNLVYCTYFDKGFLIKGLALHASLIKNNPKAKLWILAFDSYTKDILNKMKLKGVTVVSLSSFEDKELLSIKNTRQTVEYYWTCTPSWILYVLEKTKADYVIYLDADLYFFSNPDPAVLEIGNKSLLVVEHRFPSGRKGMEIKAGRFNVAFNVFKNDRIGKKCLERWRKQCIDWCYWKPEGNKLGDQKYLDEWPMLYEDKLVISENLGVDAAPWNISQYRISSKDGDIYINDDKLVCYHFHQLRILGPNHYSRVLGYTLPKAVVDLIYIPYEKELDKQYSRIKSYDSEFELVATKQSASMLLWHKLARYLGPIYWKLKSISR from the coding sequence ATGAAGAATAATAATCTGGTTTATTGTACTTATTTTGATAAAGGCTTTCTGATTAAAGGATTAGCTCTTCACGCCTCGTTAATTAAAAACAATCCTAAAGCTAAGCTTTGGATTTTGGCCTTTGATAGCTATACGAAGGATATATTAAACAAAATGAAATTAAAAGGAGTTACGGTAGTATCTCTTTCTAGTTTTGAAGATAAGGAGCTATTATCAATTAAGAACACTAGACAAACTGTTGAGTATTATTGGACTTGCACTCCAAGTTGGATACTTTATGTATTGGAAAAAACTAAGGCTGATTATGTGATTTATTTAGATGCTGATTTGTATTTTTTCTCTAATCCTGACCCTGCTGTCTTGGAGATTGGGAATAAATCTTTATTAGTTGTTGAGCATAGATTTCCATCAGGACGTAAGGGAATGGAAATAAAGGCTGGTAGATTTAATGTTGCTTTTAATGTTTTTAAGAATGATAGGATTGGTAAGAAATGTCTTGAGAGATGGAGAAAGCAATGTATCGATTGGTGTTACTGGAAACCTGAGGGTAATAAGTTGGGGGATCAGAAATATTTAGATGAATGGCCAATGTTGTATGAAGATAAACTTGTAATTTCTGAAAACTTGGGTGTAGATGCCGCACCCTGGAACATATCGCAATATAGAATTTCAAGTAAAGATGGAGACATTTATATTAATGACGACAAACTTGTTTGTTATCACTTTCATCAACTTCGTATATTAGGTCCAAATCATTATAGCCGTGTTTTAGGTTATACTTTGCCAAAGGCTGTTGTTGATTTAATATACATTCCTTATGAGAAAGAGTTGGATAAACAATACTCAAGAATTAAAAGTTATGATTCAGAGTTTGAATTGGTAGCGACAAAACAAAGTGCCAGTATGTTATTATGGCATAAACTTGCTAGGTATCTTGGCCCTATTTATTGGAAACTTAAGAGTATTTCTAGATGA
- a CDS encoding dTDP-6-deoxy-3,4-keto-hexulose isomerase: MKRKLIKIIKAPSFITDGMLTQLQYPDVPFEIKRVYFIQGVSEGAVRGAHAHVETIQALFCIQGSIKMVFDDGKVREEIILDKPNVGVLLEPGVWHEMQDFKKDTIILVLASKEYEPKDYIRSYEDFLNFYAGN; this comes from the coding sequence ATGAAAAGAAAGTTAATAAAGATTATAAAAGCCCCTTCATTTATTACAGATGGGATGCTCACCCAACTTCAGTATCCCGACGTTCCTTTTGAAATAAAGAGGGTATATTTTATACAGGGAGTTTCGGAAGGTGCCGTGAGGGGAGCGCATGCCCATGTGGAGACTATTCAGGCTTTATTTTGTATCCAAGGATCAATAAAAATGGTCTTTGATGATGGTAAAGTTAGGGAAGAGATAATTTTAGATAAGCCTAATGTGGGGGTTTTACTTGAACCTGGTGTTTGGCATGAGATGCAGGATTTTAAGAAGGATACTATAATTTTAGTGTTGGCGTCCAAAGAGTATGAACCTAAGGATTATATCAGGAGTTATGAAGATTTCTTAAACTTTTATGCAGGTAACTAG